The genomic interval TGCTTTTTATTGTGATAACCAGTTTATTCTTAATTGTTTTCAGTTAAATTGATTAAGAAAGCGCTTAATACAAAAATATGATTAGGTGCTTTTCTATTTATAACCAAGTACGATGAGTAAAGTTTTATAATTGATTTACTGATGCATTTCAAAGCGCTCTCGATGCATCCACAAGTCACATCAGATTTCAGATGTTAACTTGCGCCAGCACGCAAAGCTTATTTATCAATGCTGTAAATGCAATATACAAAACATTACTTAAATTTTTAAGCACTTAACCATTCCTAAAAACAAAGTGGTTAAGTGCTTTTTAAATATTGCTAAAAAACGAACGTAAGTAGAGATTCTATATATCATATTTACGAGAGTTTAAAAAGAAATCCTAAACATTGCATAACATGACAGGTATTGATATAATATAGTCAAGAAAAGAATCGGCGTTGTGGCGCAGATATAAAAATTAATACTGCACGAACTAGAATCGGCGTTGTGGCGCAGATATAAAAATTAATACTGCACCGAAAGAAACAACTATTATTGTTTTAAGGAGGCGTATTTTACGCCTCTTTTTTATTAAATTTATGGAGTGAATAACAATGGAAGTTGTTCGTTTAAATCAAAACCTATTTAATAAATTACGAGGTAAGGAAATATCAAGCAATAAAAATGGTTCAAGACCATATTATTATTCTTTCAAACGCAATAATAATAGAGTTTGTATACCTTTTAGAACAAATGCACAAAAGGTACCTAATAAATATAAAGTTAATTTAGGAGGCGAACAGCCCGATAAACTCAATTCGGCTATCGATTTAACAAAATCTATAGTAATTAGTAATGATGAATATCTTAATAACAGGTCAAAAGCCAAAATACCACAAAATGTTAATAATTTTTTAAAGCAGCAAGCACTAGCTATTGAATAAAAATACGATACTATGTCTAAAGATTACATAAAAGCAAAAGCTAGTTTAAGTCAGATACCTTTAGTTAAATATTCAACTATGCAATACTTTCACAAAGAATTAAATATTCAAGATAGTATTGATAATCAACAAACTAAAAATGCTATTAATGAATTGATAACTAATGGAAGATCAAATAGATATAATAAATTACAATCTTCTCTGCCTAATGAAAAATTAGATTTGCTAGATGATTATGAAACTCTATACGAGTTTAAAAGTTTAACAGACTACCCAGCTAAAATAAATTTTAATGATATTGATAATCCTTATTTAGAAGTTGAGAAAAATAACAATCACTTTACTTTGTCTGCGTTAACTATTAAAAATGAACCTGAAAAGTATGTCAAAGTCTTTTTGAATTATGATATAGAGAATCAAAAAAATAATGATGTTGATTTAGATTTGTAAGGCCTAAGATTTTTGATAATGCCCTGTTTATTAGCGACAAAAGTAAGATCAATATTATATGAATAATCAAGGTCAAAAAGATAGAATCCAGCTAGTCAAAGAGTTTTACAACATACAAAAATAACACATACCTAAAAAAGCACTTAATCCATTGGATATTCTGTATTAAGTGCTTTTTGATAACCAGCTGGATCTGTTGGTAATTATGCCAGCAACCATGAATTAGAAACCAACCCAGTATCAATTGTTGAAAAGGGTATTAAATATAATTTTGTAGACAAATTATTGAGACCACTATAAAATAAAGAGGTGAAAAAGTTAGATAGATGGTGGCTAATCTCTTGATAAAGGGGTGATGCCTATGGTTATAGTTGTTACTCCTCGAAAGGATTAGCATGTCTGATTTTGAAATGCTGATGGTTGTATTAACAATCATTGGCTTAGTATTAATCAACAATAAAAACCAAAAAAAATAACCATCACTAACTTTGGCCGGTTAGATGGTTATTTTTTAATGTCAAACTATAGCTACCGTCTTTTTAACGGTCTCATCAAGGCAATGCACGCAGTGTGTTGCCTTTTCTATTTATAAATTAACATATGAGCATCATTTTGTCTAATACATTAGATTGAACACCGAAAAATAGCTTCCTGCAATAAGTAATATGGTGCATTAAAATGTACAACTGGTCCGTAAATTGATATCTCAATGCACGAGAATGATAATCTCAGCGTGATTTTTCATAAACTGAAATAAAAAAGACTCTACAATACATAATTAGCATTGTAGAGGAAAAAAAGACTGGGTATGACTTATATGAATACAAATATAATTTATCATAATATGCATTTTAAAGCAATTTTATTTAACTATCAGATAGTCCTTGAAGGTGTTGTATAAGTGATTCATCTTCAGCATCTTCATATTCTTTTAATAGATGTGAATAAATAGTGAGTGTTGTATGTATATCCGCATGACCAACTCTTTTAGATATATATTGAATCGTCATCCCTTGTGCCAGCAAGTAGCTACAATGTGTATGTCTTAATGATTTAAGCGTATAATGCTGTAACTTATTTTTGATGCAGAAATTTTTTAGTACATCATTAACTGCCTTATAAGATATAAAATTGACTTTGTTATGGAATATGTAACCATTTTGATTTTTGGGATGCTCTTCAAGTATTTCGGAGATGTACTTCAAGTCATCAAGCGGAACTTTGATTTTACGTTGAGAGTACTTATTCTTTCTATCATCAAGAAAGATTGTACTATTTTCTAAATCAAGATGTTCATATCGTAATTCACGCACGGGTCTAAAGCGTGATCCTGTGATAATGAGGATAAAAATACATAAATAGGAGAGATGCTTTTTTCCTTTCACATGTTTTAACAATAATTTTAATTCTTCTAAAGTCATGAATTTTTCATCCACAACCTGAGATGCTTTAAATCCTAGTGGTTTTGCGTTTTTTGTAGGATTGACTTTAATAAGCCCCTGATCGATGGCAGATTCAAATGCTTGTAATACTGTACAAAAGATATTTTCTGGCCAACATCAAACCCCTCAACTAATTCAGTTTGTTTAAGGCTCATTGCAGTCATTGCTAATTTTTTTGATATATAACCGCCTTTTCTATATCTTTTTCCTTTGTAGTAAAAGTCGTATTGGTATGTGTTGCCTCTTTTCGTTACTCTCATAGAATCACCTTTTATAGACATAATTTTGTTGATAAGTATATATAATACATTTTTCGCGTTCAAGTATATTTTAAAATTTAATTTGTAATAACATTTAAAATGCACGAACAAATACAAACGAAAGAAATTCAAAAATGAGCACATTCGTTCATATTTTTAAGAAGCGAAAGCAAATGAAAATCAATAA from Staphylococcus sp. MI 10-1553 carries:
- a CDS encoding site-specific integrase, which encodes MTLEELKLLLKHVKGKKHLSYLCIFILIITGSRFRPVRELRYEHLDLENSTIFLDDRKNKYSQRKIKVPLDDLKYISEILEEHPKNQNGYIFHNKVNFISYKAVNDVLKNFCIKNKLQHYTLKSLRHTHCSYLLAQGMTIQYISKRVGHADIHTTLTIYSHLLKEYEDAEDESLIQHLQGLSDS